In Pedobacter sp. W3I1, one DNA window encodes the following:
- a CDS encoding YegP family protein has protein sequence MGKFIMTKRTNGEFQFNLEAANGRVILTSEGYATKAGCNKGIESVKTNAPTDARYDGKDAKNGAYYFNLKAANGEIIGTSQMYTIADARDGGIESVKVNAPHAAIVDETI, from the coding sequence AAATTTATCATGACCAAAAGAACAAACGGCGAATTCCAGTTTAACCTCGAAGCAGCAAACGGAAGGGTTATCCTCACCAGCGAAGGTTATGCCACAAAAGCAGGATGCAACAAAGGTATCGAATCGGTAAAAACCAATGCACCAACTGATGCCAGATACGACGGGAAAGATGCAAAAAACGGAGCCTACTATTTCAATTTAAAAGCGGCGAATGGCGAAATTATCGGTACCAGCCAAATGTATACAATTGCTGATGCACGCGATGGTGGAATCGAATCGGTTAAAGTAAACGCACCTCATGCAGCAATTGTAGATGAAACCATTTAA